Proteins from one Ranitomeya variabilis isolate aRanVar5 chromosome 1, aRanVar5.hap1, whole genome shotgun sequence genomic window:
- the LOC143795105 gene encoding olfactory receptor 5V1-like: MLNATRITEFNILGFPEIAETRIILFTFFLIIYVLTLSGNLLVITLTKLDPNLQVPMYFFLGYLSMIDICYISATVPQMLVILVSHHRSISFVACILQLFTVILVEGAECILLAIMAYDRYAAICHPLHYSIIMRRKKCYKMLFAAMFWSTLHSALHTFLISRLPFCDNAINHLFCDIPPLLKLSCIDTYLNEIVLFAVSGVFVGLGPLVLILVSYLYIVLTIFKVTSAAGRKKMFSTCAAHLIIVNIFYGTGSFTYVRPKNSYSSERDKLVSVIYNVATPLLNPIVYSFRNSEMRKSLTQGRRRITVKWL, from the coding sequence ATGTTAAACGCAACTAGAATAACAGAATTTAATATTTTGGGGTTCCCAGAAATTGCTGAGACTCGAATAATACTATTTACATTTTTCTTGATTATTTATGTGCTTACTTTATCCGGGAACCTACTAGTCATAACTTTAACAAAGCTGGACCCCAACCTTCAGGTTCCAATGTACTTTTTCTTAGGGTATTTGTCTATGATTGACATTTGTTACATATCTGCTACTGTGCCACAAATGTTAGTCATTCTGGTGTCACACCATCGAAGTATTTCATTTGTGGCATGTATACTACAGCTATTTACTGTGATTCTTGTGGAGGGGGCTGAGTGTATTCTTCTAGCCATTATGGCCTATGACCGATATGCAGCCATCTGCCATCCCTTGCATTACAGCATCATTATGCGCAGGAAAAAATGTTATAAAATGCTCTTTGCGGCAATGTTTTGGAGTACATTACACTCAGCTCTACACACTTTTTTAATTAGTCGCCTGCCCTTCTGTGATAATGCCATTAACCACTTATTTTGTGACATTCCCCCGCTACTGAAACTATCATGTATAGATACCTATTTGAATGAGATTGTTCTTTTTGCAGTAagtggagtatttgttggactgggGCCTCTTGTTCTTATTCTCGTCTCATATCTCTACATTGTTCTTACGATATTTAAAGTCACATCTGCAGCAGGAAGGAAGAAGATGTTCTCTACATGTGCCGCACATCTAATAATAGTCAACATTTTCTACGGTACCGGAAGCTTCACTTATGTGCGGCCAAAAAATAGTTATTCATCAGAACGCGACAAGCTGGTGTCTGTTATCTACAATGTGGCCACTCCTTTGTTGAACCCCATTGTCTACAGTTTCAGGAACAGTGAAATGAGAAAATCTCTGACACAAGGACGTAGAAGAATCACAGTCAAATGGTTGTAA